The proteins below are encoded in one region of Coffea arabica cultivar ET-39 chromosome 4c, Coffea Arabica ET-39 HiFi, whole genome shotgun sequence:
- the LOC113740294 gene encoding agamous-like MADS-box protein AGL65 isoform X2, with protein MGRVKLKIKRLESNSNRQVTYSKRRSGILKKAKEISVLCDIDIMLLMFSPNGKPTIFTGARSNVDEIISKFAQLSSQERAKRKLESLEVLKKTFKKLDHEINIQEYLDGSAPSVEESCSQVRVLRAQLTELHNRLSWWSNPEKVEDIEHLRQMEGSLRESLTRVRALKENFVKHQLMPLNYSGQSGMQFPMTMDGNQDGTTLPWIQDNENQPVILSKDSDFITQRDMEYPRDASLPGCSALFTTGKEAEIDNTGLIDNINCPRDITLSSCSGLFSNSKVEGTNNTGKMDNMECPRDTSLPSCSGLIDRGKETEFHNAEQVDSITQEGSAMDDLSAISCLRLQLGGEQPYYPYSHLNIPELNKLEVGREANFQENPMTYQMNGNFELPRSIYANLGHPWFPASDDCEINMMNDNPFTQPSSQHP; from the exons ATGGGAAGGGTTAAGCTAAAGATAAAGAGATTGGAAAGCAATAGCAATCGGCAAGTTACATATTCGAAAAGGAGGTCTGGAATCTTGAAAAAAGCCAAAGAAATTTCTGTACTATGTGACATTGATATTATGCTTCTTATGTTTTCCCCAAATGGAAAACCAACCATATTCACCGGAGCACGCAG CAATGTTGATGAGATTATCTCAAAATTTGCTCAACTATCTTCTCAAGAAAGGGCAAAAAG GAAGTTGGAAAGCCTTGAG GTTTTGAAGAAAACTTTTAAAAAGCTTGACCATGAGATTAACATTCAAGAGTATTTGGATGGAAG TGCTCCATCAGTTGAG GAATCCTGCAGCCAAGTCAGAGTTCTGCGAGCTCAACTAACAGAATTGCACAATAGACTAAG CTGGTGGAGTAACCCAGAGAAGGTAGAAGATATTGAGCATCTCAGGCAGATGGAAGGTTCACTAAGGGAATCACTTACTAGAGTTCGTGCACTTAAG GAAAATTTTGTGAAGCACCAGCTTATGCCATTAAATTACTCAGGCCAG AGTGGAATGCAATTTCCGATGACGATGGATGGTAACCAAGATGGAACAACGCTGCCATGGATTCAAGATAATGAGAATCAACCTGTGATATTGTCCAAGGACTCAGACTTTATTACTCAGAG AGATATGGAATACCCCAGAGACGCGTCCCTTCCCGGCTGTTCTGCACTCTTTACCACGGGAAAAGAAGCAGAGATTGATAATACAGGATTGATAGATAACATCAACTGCCCCAGAGATATTACCCTTTCTAGCTGTTCTGGTTTATTTAGCAATAGTAAGGTAGAAGGGACCAACAATACGGGAAAGATGGATAATATGGAATGCCCCAGAGATACATCTCTTCCAAGCTGTTCTGGTTTAATCGACCGAGGGAAAGAAACTGAGTTTCATAATGCAGAACAAGTTGATAGTATAACACAAGAAGGTAGTGCAATGGATGATTTAAGTGCCATTTCATGCTTGAGATTACAACTTGGTGGGGAACAACCATACTATCCATATAGTCATCTAAACATACCAGAACTCAACAAACTAGAGGTTGGACGAGAGGCAAATTTCCAAGAGAATCCCATGACTTATCAAATGAATGGGAACTTTGAATTGCCTAGATCCATTTATGCAAATCTGGGCCATCCTTGGTTCCCTGCATCTGATGACTGTGAGATCAACATGATGAATGACAATCCATTTACTCAG CCATCATCACAACACCCTTGA
- the LOC113740294 gene encoding agamous-like MADS-box protein AGL65 isoform X3 produces the protein MGRVKLKIKRLESNSNRQVTYSKRRSGILKKAKEISVLCDIDIMLLMFSPNGKPTIFTGARSNVDEIISKFAQLSSQERAKRKLESLEVLKKTFKKLDHEINIQEYLDGSAPSVEESCSQVRVLRAQLTELHNRLSWWSNPEKVEDIEHLRQMEGSLRESLTRVRALKFQSGMQFPMTMDGNQDGTTLPWIQDNENQPVILSKDSDFITQRDMEYPRDASLPGCSALFTTGKEAEIDNTGLIDNINCPRDITLSSCSGLFSNSKVEGTNNTGKMDNMECPRDTSLPSCSGLIDRGKETEFHNAEQVDSITQEGSAMDDLSAISCLRLQLGGEQPYYPYSHLNIPELNKLEVGREANFQENPMTYQMNGNFELPRSIYANLGHPWFPASDDCEINMMNDNPFTQPSSQHP, from the exons ATGGGAAGGGTTAAGCTAAAGATAAAGAGATTGGAAAGCAATAGCAATCGGCAAGTTACATATTCGAAAAGGAGGTCTGGAATCTTGAAAAAAGCCAAAGAAATTTCTGTACTATGTGACATTGATATTATGCTTCTTATGTTTTCCCCAAATGGAAAACCAACCATATTCACCGGAGCACGCAG CAATGTTGATGAGATTATCTCAAAATTTGCTCAACTATCTTCTCAAGAAAGGGCAAAAAG GAAGTTGGAAAGCCTTGAG GTTTTGAAGAAAACTTTTAAAAAGCTTGACCATGAGATTAACATTCAAGAGTATTTGGATGGAAG TGCTCCATCAGTTGAG GAATCCTGCAGCCAAGTCAGAGTTCTGCGAGCTCAACTAACAGAATTGCACAATAGACTAAG CTGGTGGAGTAACCCAGAGAAGGTAGAAGATATTGAGCATCTCAGGCAGATGGAAGGTTCACTAAGGGAATCACTTACTAGAGTTCGTGCACTTAAG TTCCAGAGTGGAATGCAATTTCCGATGACGATGGATGGTAACCAAGATGGAACAACGCTGCCATGGATTCAAGATAATGAGAATCAACCTGTGATATTGTCCAAGGACTCAGACTTTATTACTCAGAG AGATATGGAATACCCCAGAGACGCGTCCCTTCCCGGCTGTTCTGCACTCTTTACCACGGGAAAAGAAGCAGAGATTGATAATACAGGATTGATAGATAACATCAACTGCCCCAGAGATATTACCCTTTCTAGCTGTTCTGGTTTATTTAGCAATAGTAAGGTAGAAGGGACCAACAATACGGGAAAGATGGATAATATGGAATGCCCCAGAGATACATCTCTTCCAAGCTGTTCTGGTTTAATCGACCGAGGGAAAGAAACTGAGTTTCATAATGCAGAACAAGTTGATAGTATAACACAAGAAGGTAGTGCAATGGATGATTTAAGTGCCATTTCATGCTTGAGATTACAACTTGGTGGGGAACAACCATACTATCCATATAGTCATCTAAACATACCAGAACTCAACAAACTAGAGGTTGGACGAGAGGCAAATTTCCAAGAGAATCCCATGACTTATCAAATGAATGGGAACTTTGAATTGCCTAGATCCATTTATGCAAATCTGGGCCATCCTTGGTTCCCTGCATCTGATGACTGTGAGATCAACATGATGAATGACAATCCATTTACTCAG CCATCATCACAACACCCTTGA
- the LOC113740294 gene encoding agamous-like MADS-box protein AGL65 isoform X1: protein MGRVKLKIKRLESNSNRQVTYSKRRSGILKKAKEISVLCDIDIMLLMFSPNGKPTIFTGARSNVDEIISKFAQLSSQERAKRKLESLEVLKKTFKKLDHEINIQEYLDGSAPSVEESCSQVRVLRAQLTELHNRLSWWSNPEKVEDIEHLRQMEGSLRESLTRVRALKENFVKHQLMPLNYSGQFQSGMQFPMTMDGNQDGTTLPWIQDNENQPVILSKDSDFITQRDMEYPRDASLPGCSALFTTGKEAEIDNTGLIDNINCPRDITLSSCSGLFSNSKVEGTNNTGKMDNMECPRDTSLPSCSGLIDRGKETEFHNAEQVDSITQEGSAMDDLSAISCLRLQLGGEQPYYPYSHLNIPELNKLEVGREANFQENPMTYQMNGNFELPRSIYANLGHPWFPASDDCEINMMNDNPFTQPSSQHP, encoded by the exons ATGGGAAGGGTTAAGCTAAAGATAAAGAGATTGGAAAGCAATAGCAATCGGCAAGTTACATATTCGAAAAGGAGGTCTGGAATCTTGAAAAAAGCCAAAGAAATTTCTGTACTATGTGACATTGATATTATGCTTCTTATGTTTTCCCCAAATGGAAAACCAACCATATTCACCGGAGCACGCAG CAATGTTGATGAGATTATCTCAAAATTTGCTCAACTATCTTCTCAAGAAAGGGCAAAAAG GAAGTTGGAAAGCCTTGAG GTTTTGAAGAAAACTTTTAAAAAGCTTGACCATGAGATTAACATTCAAGAGTATTTGGATGGAAG TGCTCCATCAGTTGAG GAATCCTGCAGCCAAGTCAGAGTTCTGCGAGCTCAACTAACAGAATTGCACAATAGACTAAG CTGGTGGAGTAACCCAGAGAAGGTAGAAGATATTGAGCATCTCAGGCAGATGGAAGGTTCACTAAGGGAATCACTTACTAGAGTTCGTGCACTTAAG GAAAATTTTGTGAAGCACCAGCTTATGCCATTAAATTACTCAGGCCAG TTCCAGAGTGGAATGCAATTTCCGATGACGATGGATGGTAACCAAGATGGAACAACGCTGCCATGGATTCAAGATAATGAGAATCAACCTGTGATATTGTCCAAGGACTCAGACTTTATTACTCAGAG AGATATGGAATACCCCAGAGACGCGTCCCTTCCCGGCTGTTCTGCACTCTTTACCACGGGAAAAGAAGCAGAGATTGATAATACAGGATTGATAGATAACATCAACTGCCCCAGAGATATTACCCTTTCTAGCTGTTCTGGTTTATTTAGCAATAGTAAGGTAGAAGGGACCAACAATACGGGAAAGATGGATAATATGGAATGCCCCAGAGATACATCTCTTCCAAGCTGTTCTGGTTTAATCGACCGAGGGAAAGAAACTGAGTTTCATAATGCAGAACAAGTTGATAGTATAACACAAGAAGGTAGTGCAATGGATGATTTAAGTGCCATTTCATGCTTGAGATTACAACTTGGTGGGGAACAACCATACTATCCATATAGTCATCTAAACATACCAGAACTCAACAAACTAGAGGTTGGACGAGAGGCAAATTTCCAAGAGAATCCCATGACTTATCAAATGAATGGGAACTTTGAATTGCCTAGATCCATTTATGCAAATCTGGGCCATCCTTGGTTCCCTGCATCTGATGACTGTGAGATCAACATGATGAATGACAATCCATTTACTCAG CCATCATCACAACACCCTTGA
- the LOC113740295 gene encoding chlorophyll a-b binding protein 4, chloroplastic, translating to MAAVTTQASIAVFRPCASKTRFLTGSSGKLNRGVSIRPSTSSSTTSFKVEAKKGEWLPGLASPPYLDGSLPGDNGFDPLGLAEDPENLRWMIQAELVNSRWAMLGVVGMILPEVLTKIGIINAPNWYDAGKAEYFASSSTLFVIEFILFHYVEIRRWQDIKNPGCVNQDPIFKSYSLPPHECGYPGSIFNPLNLAPTEEAKEKELANGRLAMLAFLGFIIQYNVTGEGPFDNLLKHLSDPWHNTIVQTFAGK from the exons ATGGCTGCAGTTACAACACAAGCTTCCATTGCAGTTTTCCGGCCATGCGCCTCGAAAACCAGGTTCCTTACTGGATCATCTGGCAAGTTGAACAGGGGAGTCTCCATTAGACCATCAACCTCTTCATCCACCACTTCATTCAAAGTTGAAGCCAAGAAAGGTGAATGGCTACCGGGCTTGGCCTCTCCTCCCTATCTTGATGGCAG TCTTCCTGGTGACAATGGCTTTGATCCACTGGGGCTAGCCGAGGACCCCGAAAACTTGAGATGGATGATCCAGGCTGAGCTTGTCAACAGTCGATGGGCTATGCTGGGAGTTGTTGGAATGATATTACCTGAAGTGTTAACTAAGATTGGAATCATTAATGCTCCTAACTGGTACGATGCTGGGAAAGCTGAATACTTTGCATCATCGTCGACGCTTTTCGTGATCGAGTTCATCCTGTTCCACTACGTCGAGATCAGGAGATGGCAAGACATCAAGAACCCAGGATGTGTTAACCAAGATCCTATCTTCAAGAGCTACAGTTTGCCCCCTCATGAGTGTGGCTACCCAGGTAGTATTTTCAACCCTCTGAACCTTGCCCCTACCGAGGAGGCCAAAGAAAAAGAGTTAGCCAATG GGAGATTGGCCATGTTGGCTTTCTTAGGATTCATCATCCAGTACAATGTCACTGGAGAAGGACCGTTTGACAACCTGCTGAAGCACCTTTCAGACCCATGGCACAACACAATCGTTCAAACATTTGCGGGTAAATAA
- the LOC113739291 gene encoding (-)-germacrene D synthase-like, whose amino-acid sequence MAVEGLDLANSISIQSDFPRDVHRPVANFHPDIWGNQFLVYSPDSDKATWVSKKGQLEQLKERVRTELHATASNPSQQLQLIDAIQRLCIAYHFEEEIGQALQKMHEKHQNWEGNDHIYTAALCFRILRQEGFRISSEIFKKFMNAEGKFGECLVNDVPGMLALYEAAHLRTHGDNILDDALAFTSNHLQSCKLSSPVAELASHALMQPYWRGLPRLEAKHYIDVYEKFPSHNTTLLMLAKLDFNMLQSQHKEELQEISLWWKELDFARKLPFARDRMVEGYFWIVGVYFEPQYALARKIMSKVIAITSIIDDIYDAYGTYEEIQIFTEAIERWNIGCMKQLPDYMKICYRALLDLFEEIEEEMAKIGSSYRTYYAKEALKLLARAYFVEAKWLHQGYIPTVEEYMRIGLASCGYTTLTIISFLGMGDIVSKESFDWASNDPDILRAASIICRLRDDIVGHKFEQERPHIASAVECYMKQHGVTEQQASEELYRQIEDSWKLLNQQLLKPSTTGFDAAEFVPPRAVLLRVVNLARVIDVAYKHNDEYTHVGEVMRSYITSMFIKPVPV is encoded by the exons ATGGCAGTTGAAGGTCTTGACTTGGCTAATTCCATTTCAATCCAAAGTGATTTTCCTCGTGATGTTCATCGTCCTGTGGCCAATTTTCATCCCGATATCTGGGGAAATCAATTCCTCGTCTATTCCCCTGATTCCGACAAG GCAACATGGGTTTCTAAGAAGGGGCAGCTTGAACAGCTAAAGGAAAGAGTCAGGACAGAGCTTCATGCAACTGCTAGTAATCCTTCACAACAGCTGCAATTGATCGATGCGATTCAACGACTATGCATAGCATATCATTTTGAAGAGGAAATTGGTCAAGCTCTACAAAAGATGCATGAGAAACATCAGAATTGGGAGGGCAATGACCACATTTACACTGCTGCTCTCTGTTTTCGAATTCTAAGACAAGAGGGATTCAGAATTTCATCCG aaatattcaagaaattcatgaatGCTGAAGGTAAGTTTGGAGAATGTTTGGTTAATGATGTACCGGGCATGCTTGCACTTTATGAAGCTGCTCATCTCAGAACGCACGGGGATAATATTTTAGATGATGCCCTGGCCTTTACCAGTAACCATCTTCAGTCTTGCAAGTTAAGCAGTCCAGTTGCTGAGCTAGCAAGTCACGCACTAATGCAGCCTTATTGGAGGGGTTTACCAAGATTAGAGGCCAAGCATTACATAGACGTGTATGAAAAATTTCCTTCACATAATACAACTTTACTAATGCTGGCTAAGCTGGACTTCAACATGCTACAATCTCAGCACAAGGAAGAGCTACAAGAAATTTCCTT GTGGTGGAAAGAACTAGACTTTGCAAGAAAGCTTCCATTCGCTAGAGATCGAATGGTTGAGGGCTATTTCTGGATCGTGGGAGTATATTTTGAGCCTCAATATGCTCTCGCCAGAAAGATTATGTCCAAGGTTATAGCCATTACATCCATAATAGATGATATTTATGATGCTTATGGGACATACGAAGAAATTCAAATCTTCACAGAAGCAATCGAGAG atggaACATTGGCTGCATGAAACAACTCCCAGATTATATGAAGATTTGTTACCGAGCACTCTTGGATTTGTTTGAAGAAATTGAGGAAGAAATGGCCAAGATAGGAAGTTCATATCGAACATATTACGCCAAGGAAGCA CTGAAGTTGTTGGCTCGTGCCTATTTTGTTGAGGCCAAGTGGCTGCATCAAGGGTACATACCAACCGTGGAGGAATATATGCGAATTGGATTGGCTTCCTGTGGATACACCACTCTTACGATAATATCCTTCCTAGGCATGGGGGATATTGTCTCGAAGGAGAGCTTCGATTGGGCATCAAATGACCCTGATATCTTAAGAGCTGCATCAATTATTTGCAGGCTTCGGGATGACATTGTGGGGCACAAG TTTGAACAAGAAAGGCCGCACATTGCTTCAGCGGTGGAATGCTACATGAAGCAACACGGTGTAACAGAGCAGCAAGCATCCGAGGAACTTTACCGACAAATCGAGGATTCGTGGAAGCTCCTAAACCAACAACTCCTTAAACCTAGTACTACAGGTTTTGATGCAGCAGAATTTGTTCCTCCCAGGGCTGTCCTCCTTCGTGTTGTCAACTTGGCACGTGTGATAGATGTTGCTTATAAGCACAATGACGAGTACACACACGTGGGAGAAGTCATGCGAAGTTACATTACCTCGATGTTCATTAAGCCCGTTCCCGTATAA
- the LOC140005375 gene encoding zinc finger BED domain-containing protein RICESLEEPER 3-like — MYSTYKAQENITYVRKPIFELYDECIAMATGGSAGTDCSLTVASEIVCLPRTSADYWDDLDEYCGELESDEPQKSELVDYLDKPRQPTGQKPKDFNCLDWWKINRLTYLVLSQLAADALAILITTVASEATFSAGTRMIDSYYALLAPETVQMLMCAGDWCRNLHRVKKKLKPQKALKEYELSNV; from the exons ATGTATTCCACATATAAAGCTCAAGAGAATATCACATACGTTCGAAAACCCATCTTTGAGCTTTATGATGAGTGCATTGCTATGGCTACAGGTGGAAGTGCAGGAACAGATTGTTCATTAACTGTTGCATCCGAAATAGTGTGTCTACCTCGAACAAGTGCTGACTATTGGGATGATTTGGATGAATATTGTGGTGAACTCGAATCCGATGAGCCCCAAAAGAGCGAGTTGGTGGATTACCTAGACAAGCCTCGCCAGCCTACTGGACAAAAGCCAAAGGATTTCAACTGTTTAGATTGGTGGAAAATCAACCGATTAACATACCTGGTACTCTCTCAGCTAGCAGCTGATGCATTGGCTATTCTTATCACTACCGTCGCATCTGAGGCCACCTTTAGTGCTGGAACTAGGATGATTGATTCCTACTACGCTTTACTTGCTCCAGAGACAGTCCAGATGTTAATGTGTGCAGGCGATTGGTGTAGAAATTTACACAGGgtcaaaaagaaattgaaa CCACAGAAAGCTCTCAAAGAATATGAGCTGTCCAATGTTTGA
- the LOC113740294 gene encoding agamous-like MADS-box protein AGL65 isoform X4, which produces MGRVKLKIKRLESNSNRQVTYSKRRSGILKKAKEISVLCDIDIMLLMFSPNGKPTIFTGARSNVDEIISKFAQLSSQERAKRKLESLEVLKKTFKKLDHEINIQEYLDGSAPSVEESCSQVRVLRAQLTELHNRLSWWSNPEKVEDIEHLRQMEGSLRESLTRVRALKSGMQFPMTMDGNQDGTTLPWIQDNENQPVILSKDSDFITQRDMEYPRDASLPGCSALFTTGKEAEIDNTGLIDNINCPRDITLSSCSGLFSNSKVEGTNNTGKMDNMECPRDTSLPSCSGLIDRGKETEFHNAEQVDSITQEGSAMDDLSAISCLRLQLGGEQPYYPYSHLNIPELNKLEVGREANFQENPMTYQMNGNFELPRSIYANLGHPWFPASDDCEINMMNDNPFTQPSSQHP; this is translated from the exons ATGGGAAGGGTTAAGCTAAAGATAAAGAGATTGGAAAGCAATAGCAATCGGCAAGTTACATATTCGAAAAGGAGGTCTGGAATCTTGAAAAAAGCCAAAGAAATTTCTGTACTATGTGACATTGATATTATGCTTCTTATGTTTTCCCCAAATGGAAAACCAACCATATTCACCGGAGCACGCAG CAATGTTGATGAGATTATCTCAAAATTTGCTCAACTATCTTCTCAAGAAAGGGCAAAAAG GAAGTTGGAAAGCCTTGAG GTTTTGAAGAAAACTTTTAAAAAGCTTGACCATGAGATTAACATTCAAGAGTATTTGGATGGAAG TGCTCCATCAGTTGAG GAATCCTGCAGCCAAGTCAGAGTTCTGCGAGCTCAACTAACAGAATTGCACAATAGACTAAG CTGGTGGAGTAACCCAGAGAAGGTAGAAGATATTGAGCATCTCAGGCAGATGGAAGGTTCACTAAGGGAATCACTTACTAGAGTTCGTGCACTTAAG AGTGGAATGCAATTTCCGATGACGATGGATGGTAACCAAGATGGAACAACGCTGCCATGGATTCAAGATAATGAGAATCAACCTGTGATATTGTCCAAGGACTCAGACTTTATTACTCAGAG AGATATGGAATACCCCAGAGACGCGTCCCTTCCCGGCTGTTCTGCACTCTTTACCACGGGAAAAGAAGCAGAGATTGATAATACAGGATTGATAGATAACATCAACTGCCCCAGAGATATTACCCTTTCTAGCTGTTCTGGTTTATTTAGCAATAGTAAGGTAGAAGGGACCAACAATACGGGAAAGATGGATAATATGGAATGCCCCAGAGATACATCTCTTCCAAGCTGTTCTGGTTTAATCGACCGAGGGAAAGAAACTGAGTTTCATAATGCAGAACAAGTTGATAGTATAACACAAGAAGGTAGTGCAATGGATGATTTAAGTGCCATTTCATGCTTGAGATTACAACTTGGTGGGGAACAACCATACTATCCATATAGTCATCTAAACATACCAGAACTCAACAAACTAGAGGTTGGACGAGAGGCAAATTTCCAAGAGAATCCCATGACTTATCAAATGAATGGGAACTTTGAATTGCCTAGATCCATTTATGCAAATCTGGGCCATCCTTGGTTCCCTGCATCTGATGACTGTGAGATCAACATGATGAATGACAATCCATTTACTCAG CCATCATCACAACACCCTTGA